A DNA window from Pseudarthrobacter sp. W1I19 contains the following coding sequences:
- a CDS encoding MerR family transcriptional regulator codes for MDASGTATGIDWSIQDVARMAGTTSRTLRHYDDIGLLKPSRVGSNGYRYYNGAALLQLQRILLLRELGLGLPAIAEVFQHETDTVHALSRHLDWLRQEQERLARQVLSVQQTIETVKAGGELMAEKMFDGFDHTQYKDEVEERWGKDAYAKGDAWWRGMGTAEKQEWKSRAEKLGRDWTAASEAGLGADSPEAQDLARRHVEWLTSIPGTPASEPGGDVKGYVVGLGEMYVADPRFAANYGGEKGAGFVRDALRAYADRNL; via the coding sequence ATGGACGCATCCGGAACAGCAACAGGCATTGACTGGTCTATCCAGGATGTTGCCAGGATGGCAGGCACCACCAGCCGGACACTGCGCCACTACGACGACATCGGGCTGCTGAAGCCCAGCCGCGTTGGCAGCAACGGATACCGCTACTACAACGGCGCAGCGCTCCTGCAGCTGCAGCGGATCCTCCTGCTCCGGGAACTCGGCCTGGGCCTGCCGGCTATTGCCGAGGTATTCCAGCACGAGACAGACACCGTCCATGCGCTGAGCCGCCACCTGGACTGGCTCCGGCAGGAGCAGGAGCGGCTGGCGCGGCAGGTCCTGTCTGTCCAGCAAACCATTGAAACAGTGAAAGCAGGAGGCGAACTCATGGCTGAAAAAATGTTTGACGGCTTCGACCACACCCAGTACAAGGACGAGGTGGAGGAGCGCTGGGGCAAGGACGCCTACGCGAAGGGGGACGCCTGGTGGCGCGGCATGGGAACCGCGGAGAAGCAGGAGTGGAAGTCCCGGGCCGAAAAGCTGGGCAGGGACTGGACGGCCGCCTCGGAAGCAGGGCTCGGCGCGGACAGCCCGGAAGCGCAGGACCTGGCACGGCGGCACGTTGAGTGGTTAACTTCCATCCCTGGCACTCCCGCGTCGGAGCCCGGCGGAGACGTCAAGGGCTACGTGGTGGGCCTGGGAGAAATGTACGTTGCCGATCCGCGTTTCGCCGCCAACTACGGTGGCGAGAAGGGCGCCGGCTTCGTGCGGGACGCCTTGCGTGCCTATGCCGACAGGAACCTCTAA
- a CDS encoding SDR family oxidoreductase, producing the protein MRVKNPVVVITGASSGIGRATALRFAAKGARLVLAARGAESLEDVAGACRRRGAKAIAVPTDVTDVGGMEELAARAEQEFGGLDVWVNNAAVGAFGLLTEIPPKDFQRVLDVNISGYVNGARAALPRMRAQGSGVLINVASVVAEIPLPYSAAYSMSKAAVRALSISLRSELAREGVAGVHVCTVLPATIDTPFYQNAANYTGRRPMAMPPVYTAERVAKAVVRLVEHPRRELVAGGLAGRLLVLQHKLAPGAVEAATARQVDTRQLSRRRSAPLTSGNLSQASQMVRRPSVGGGWHGRRRTARRRIGTAAVLAAAVVAVRKRLG; encoded by the coding sequence ATGCGCGTCAAAAATCCAGTTGTGGTGATCACCGGCGCCTCCAGCGGGATCGGGCGCGCCACGGCCCTTCGCTTCGCCGCCAAGGGGGCCCGGCTGGTCTTGGCCGCCCGGGGAGCGGAATCCCTGGAGGACGTGGCTGGGGCCTGCAGGAGACGCGGCGCGAAAGCCATCGCCGTCCCCACCGACGTAACGGACGTGGGCGGGATGGAGGAGTTGGCGGCGCGTGCAGAACAAGAGTTCGGCGGCCTGGATGTGTGGGTCAACAATGCCGCGGTGGGTGCATTCGGACTGCTGACCGAGATTCCGCCGAAGGACTTCCAGCGGGTGCTTGACGTCAACATCTCCGGTTACGTCAATGGAGCGCGGGCGGCTCTTCCCCGCATGCGCGCCCAAGGGTCCGGTGTCCTGATCAACGTTGCGTCAGTGGTTGCGGAAATTCCGTTGCCCTACTCAGCCGCGTACTCCATGTCCAAAGCGGCGGTGCGAGCGCTGAGCATCAGCCTGCGCTCCGAACTGGCTCGTGAAGGCGTGGCCGGGGTGCACGTGTGCACGGTCCTCCCCGCCACCATTGACACACCCTTCTACCAGAACGCCGCCAACTACACCGGGCGCCGCCCGATGGCCATGCCCCCGGTCTACACGGCCGAGCGGGTTGCGAAAGCCGTGGTGAGGCTCGTGGAACACCCGCGCAGGGAGCTCGTCGCGGGAGGCCTGGCGGGCCGGCTCCTGGTCTTGCAGCACAAGCTGGCACCTGGTGCGGTAGAAGCGGCCACCGCCCGCCAAGTGGACACGCGCCAGTTGTCCCGGCGGCGGTCCGCACCTTTGACCTCCGGAAACCTCAGCCAGGCGTCGCAGATGGTCCGCAGGCCTTCCGTGGGCGGGGGATGGCACGGCCGACGACGGACGGCACGGCGGCGGATTGGAACCGCCGCGGTGCTCGCCGCAGCCGTGGTCGCCGTGCGGAAGAGGCTGGGCTGA
- a CDS encoding acyl-CoA dehydrogenase family protein, producing the protein MYIVDLLAPPERDRYFGIREFLQSSVRQPSIEYWNREEFPFGLLADMGKHGLGALQLDGSSALFKGLMYVELARADVSLSALAGIHNELILGMVSELGSDEQKARWLPGLKTFSQLGAFALTEPDHGSDIAGGLETSATLDGGEWVLSGAKRWIGAATIADFALVWARDVADGEIKGFIVETDRPGYTATKITHKIGLRIMQNADIVLDDVRVPAENLLPGATSFSRTNELLRDSRAWVGWQGAGIQLAAFDIARAYALNRRQFGKELASFQLVQQQLADMLGNASASLALMAQLARVQQEGKLEMVQAAMAKATVTRLARASVAMGRSLLGGNGISSDYEMGKLFGDAEILYTYEGSYEINSLIVGRAVTGKSAFH; encoded by the coding sequence ATGTACATTGTTGACCTCCTCGCGCCTCCTGAACGGGACAGGTACTTTGGCATCCGCGAGTTCCTCCAATCCTCGGTACGGCAGCCCTCCATCGAGTATTGGAATCGTGAAGAGTTTCCTTTTGGGCTGCTGGCGGACATGGGAAAACATGGCCTCGGCGCCCTCCAGCTGGACGGCAGTTCCGCGCTGTTCAAGGGACTGATGTACGTTGAGCTGGCCCGTGCGGACGTGTCCTTGTCAGCGCTCGCCGGTATCCATAATGAACTGATCCTCGGGATGGTCAGCGAGTTGGGCTCCGACGAACAGAAGGCCCGGTGGCTGCCGGGCCTGAAAACCTTCAGCCAGTTGGGCGCCTTTGCCCTGACGGAGCCCGACCACGGCTCAGACATTGCCGGCGGGCTGGAAACATCGGCCACGCTGGACGGCGGCGAGTGGGTCCTCAGTGGTGCCAAGCGCTGGATCGGAGCCGCCACTATCGCCGACTTCGCGCTGGTGTGGGCGCGGGATGTGGCGGACGGCGAGATCAAGGGCTTCATCGTGGAGACGGACAGGCCAGGCTACACGGCCACCAAAATTACGCACAAGATCGGCCTGCGGATCATGCAGAACGCGGACATTGTGCTGGATGATGTACGGGTTCCGGCGGAAAACCTGCTGCCCGGAGCCACAAGCTTCTCCCGGACAAACGAGCTCCTGCGCGACTCCCGCGCCTGGGTTGGCTGGCAGGGTGCCGGAATCCAGCTGGCCGCCTTCGACATCGCGCGGGCCTATGCCCTGAACCGGCGCCAGTTCGGCAAGGAATTGGCCAGCTTCCAACTGGTCCAGCAGCAACTCGCCGATATGTTGGGCAACGCGTCTGCCTCGCTGGCCTTGATGGCGCAGCTGGCGCGCGTCCAGCAGGAGGGAAAGTTGGAGATGGTCCAGGCGGCCATGGCCAAAGCCACGGTCACCAGGCTGGCCCGGGCCTCGGTGGCCATGGGTCGTTCGCTGCTGGGCGGTAACGGCATCAGCAGCGACTATGAGATGGGCAAGCTCTTCGGTGACGCCGAAATCCTCTACACCTATGAGGGCAGCTACGAGATCAACTCTCTTATTGTGGGCAGGGCCGTCACCGGAAAATCCGCCTTCCATTAG
- a CDS encoding MarR family winged helix-turn-helix transcriptional regulator encodes MATPLPRDPIADARRNWENNGWAEEAAPMAAITAIMRTQQILLARIELALKPFGLTFARYELLALLSFARNGSLPMKKASTLLQVHPTSITNAVDRLQEAGLVRRSPHPTDGRTTLVELTAEGRTLAKRSTAALNAEVFGASGFGQEDIDQLIRILGNFRRNAGDFIGP; translated from the coding sequence ATGGCCACTCCGCTTCCCCGAGACCCCATCGCTGACGCCCGCCGGAACTGGGAAAATAACGGCTGGGCGGAGGAGGCGGCGCCAATGGCAGCTATCACCGCCATCATGCGGACCCAGCAGATCCTGCTCGCCAGGATCGAATTAGCACTGAAGCCTTTTGGACTGACGTTCGCACGCTACGAGCTGCTGGCCCTGTTGAGCTTCGCCAGGAACGGGTCCCTTCCAATGAAGAAGGCCAGCACACTCCTCCAGGTCCATCCCACGTCCATCACCAATGCGGTTGACCGGCTGCAGGAGGCCGGGCTGGTGCGCCGTTCGCCGCATCCGACGGACGGCCGCACCACATTGGTTGAGCTCACCGCCGAGGGCCGCACCTTGGCGAAACGTTCGACGGCGGCACTCAACGCCGAGGTCTTCGGCGCCTCCGGCTTCGGGCAAGAGGATATCGATCAGCTGATCCGGATACTCGGGAACTTCCGCCGGAACGCCGGCGACTTCATCGGTCCCTGA
- a CDS encoding DedA family protein, whose protein sequence is MWGTAADAGGSADNLTGLVGVAARGIEQLGEWGVGLFTLAETVVPPIPSEVILPLAGYLARQGSLSLVLVFVTSTLGAYLGALFLYWLGAKLGLERSIRGLSKLPLVDREDFEHAAGWFRRHGRSSIFFGRLLPGVRSLISLPAGAAAMPLGMFTIYTLAGSGLWNGLLLGLGYLLGTQYRLIEEYSRFLNYAVYAAVGVTVVLLVARRIKRAKTPR, encoded by the coding sequence ATGTGGGGGACAGCAGCGGACGCGGGCGGTTCGGCCGATAACCTGACCGGGCTGGTGGGCGTGGCTGCGCGGGGCATCGAGCAGCTCGGAGAATGGGGTGTGGGGCTCTTCACCCTCGCTGAAACAGTGGTGCCGCCCATCCCCAGCGAAGTGATCCTGCCGTTGGCCGGCTACCTGGCCAGGCAGGGCTCCCTGAGCCTGGTCCTCGTATTTGTGACCAGCACCCTCGGTGCGTATCTTGGCGCCCTGTTCCTGTACTGGCTCGGGGCCAAGCTCGGACTGGAGCGGTCCATCCGCGGGTTATCGAAGCTTCCATTGGTGGACCGGGAGGACTTTGAACACGCGGCCGGCTGGTTCCGCCGGCATGGACGCTCGTCGATCTTTTTCGGGAGGTTGCTTCCCGGCGTGCGGAGCCTCATTTCCCTTCCGGCCGGAGCTGCAGCCATGCCGCTGGGAATGTTCACCATCTACACGCTCGCCGGCAGCGGGCTGTGGAACGGATTGCTGCTGGGGCTCGGGTACCTGCTGGGCACCCAGTACCGGTTGATCGAGGAGTACTCCCGTTTCCTGAACTACGCCGTCTATGCTGCTGTCGGCGTCACCGTGGTGCTGCTCGTTGCCCGGCGGATCAAACGCGCCAAGACGCCACGCTGA
- a CDS encoding helix-turn-helix domain-containing protein — MEEQIDDVLAAVGPRLRALRRATGITLTALAETTGISVSTLSRLESGQRRPNLELLLPLAKAYQVPLDELVGAPATGDPRVHLRPLQVRGMTIIPLTKKPGGIQAYKHILPAGRLEEPNPQVHEGYEWLYVLNGKLRMVLGGQDLVLNAGEAAEFDTRVPHWFGRADGNPVEFLSLFGTQGERMHVRAKPA, encoded by the coding sequence ATGGAGGAACAGATTGACGATGTCCTGGCCGCGGTGGGTCCCAGATTGCGGGCCCTTCGGCGGGCAACCGGCATCACGCTCACAGCATTGGCCGAAACCACGGGCATATCCGTGAGCACATTATCCAGGCTGGAGTCCGGCCAGCGCCGGCCCAACCTCGAGTTGCTGCTGCCGCTGGCCAAGGCGTACCAGGTTCCGCTGGATGAACTGGTGGGCGCTCCGGCCACAGGAGATCCCCGGGTGCACCTGCGGCCCCTCCAAGTACGGGGAATGACCATCATTCCGCTGACCAAAAAACCTGGCGGCATCCAGGCCTACAAACACATCCTGCCCGCCGGACGGTTGGAGGAACCCAACCCTCAAGTGCACGAAGGATATGAGTGGCTGTATGTGCTCAACGGAAAGCTGCGGATGGTCCTGGGTGGCCAGGACCTGGTGCTTAATGCGGGGGAAGCCGCGGAATTCGATACCAGGGTCCCGCACTGGTTCGGCCGTGCCGACGGCAACCCGGTGGAGTTCCTGAGCCTCTTCGGCACACAGGGGGAGCGGATGCACGTCCGGGCCAAGCCTGCCTGA
- a CDS encoding NAD(P)/FAD-dependent oxidoreductase: MTNHNSSISDVLIIGGGAAGLSAAQMLGRSRRSVLVLDSGEPRNAPAQGVHGFLSRDGFSPAELLATARAEAREYGVRTIHGEAVAAAGSVAEGFAVTAADGRVLRARRLLITTGLVDELPGIPGLRERWGRDVLHCPFCHGWEVRDQAIGVLGNGPWSVHQALLFRQWSANITLFLNELVLPSAEELEQLAARGIKVVAGMVESLRVEQDRLRGVALAGGPEVAVDAVVVGAQVRARLDAFAGLGLKPEPHPMGIGNFLPTDADGATDVAGVWAAGNVTDVRAQVLASAAAGAWAAVAINNHLMAEEMAADLSAYRQSLMLNGAGIRAGVSQ, encoded by the coding sequence ATGACAAACCACAACTCATCAATCTCTGACGTCCTGATCATTGGCGGCGGCGCGGCCGGCCTCAGCGCGGCACAAATGCTCGGCCGGTCGCGCCGCTCGGTCCTGGTACTGGACAGCGGCGAACCCCGCAATGCCCCTGCCCAGGGGGTCCATGGGTTCCTGTCCCGTGATGGCTTCAGCCCCGCGGAACTCCTGGCGACCGCCCGGGCCGAAGCAAGGGAGTACGGCGTCCGGACCATCCATGGCGAGGCTGTGGCCGCGGCCGGAAGTGTTGCCGAAGGCTTTGCCGTCACCGCTGCGGACGGCCGTGTCCTGCGGGCGAGGCGGCTCCTGATCACCACCGGCCTGGTGGACGAGCTGCCCGGGATCCCCGGACTCCGCGAGCGCTGGGGCAGGGACGTGCTGCACTGCCCCTTCTGCCATGGCTGGGAGGTCCGCGACCAGGCAATCGGCGTCCTTGGAAATGGTCCCTGGTCTGTGCATCAGGCGTTGCTGTTCCGGCAGTGGAGCGCCAACATCACGCTGTTCCTGAACGAACTTGTGCTGCCCTCCGCCGAGGAACTGGAGCAGCTGGCCGCCCGTGGCATCAAGGTTGTTGCCGGCATGGTCGAATCGCTCCGGGTGGAGCAGGACCGGTTGCGCGGCGTTGCCTTGGCAGGCGGGCCGGAAGTGGCCGTGGATGCCGTGGTGGTAGGGGCGCAGGTCCGGGCCCGCCTGGACGCGTTCGCCGGCCTCGGCCTGAAGCCGGAACCGCATCCGATGGGCATCGGGAATTTCCTGCCGACGGATGCCGACGGAGCCACCGACGTCGCCGGCGTATGGGCGGCAGGCAACGTGACGGATGTGCGCGCGCAGGTACTGGCGTCAGCAGCGGCGGGCGCCTGGGCCGCCGTCGCCATTAACAACCACCTGATGGCGGAGGAGATGGCAGCAGACCTGTCCGCCTACCGGCAGTCGTTGATGCTTAACGGTGCCGGAATTCGGGCTGGCGTTTCTCAGTGA
- a CDS encoding enoyl-CoA hydratase has translation MTEYTNILVEQRGRVGLVTLNRPQALNALNKATMEELVQAVRTMDSDPAVGAVVITGSSKAFAAGADIKEMAAQGYMDMYTADWFRGWEDFTRLRIPTIAAVSGFALGGGCELAMMCDLIIAGDNAKFGQPEINLGVLPGMGGSQRLTRAIGKAKAMDLILTGRFIGAEEADRCGLVSRVVPAEDVVDEAIKAADVIASKSKPVAMVAKEAVNAAFETGLTQGVVFERRLFHSLFATEDQKEGMAAFTEKRQPEFRHR, from the coding sequence ATGACGGAATACACGAACATCCTGGTGGAACAGCGCGGCCGGGTGGGGCTGGTGACGCTCAACCGGCCGCAGGCGCTGAATGCCCTGAACAAGGCCACCATGGAAGAGCTCGTGCAGGCCGTCCGCACCATGGACTCCGACCCCGCGGTAGGAGCGGTGGTGATCACCGGCTCCAGCAAGGCTTTCGCCGCCGGCGCCGATATCAAGGAAATGGCTGCCCAAGGCTACATGGACATGTATACCGCGGACTGGTTCCGGGGTTGGGAGGACTTCACCCGGCTGCGCATTCCCACCATCGCAGCGGTCTCCGGGTTCGCGCTGGGCGGCGGGTGTGAACTGGCCATGATGTGCGATCTCATCATTGCCGGGGACAACGCGAAGTTCGGCCAGCCCGAGATCAACCTGGGCGTGCTGCCCGGCATGGGCGGGTCACAGCGGCTCACCCGGGCCATAGGCAAGGCCAAAGCGATGGACCTGATCCTCACCGGCCGGTTCATCGGCGCGGAGGAAGCCGACAGGTGCGGCCTGGTGTCCCGAGTGGTTCCAGCCGAGGATGTGGTGGACGAGGCCATCAAGGCCGCGGACGTGATCGCGTCCAAGTCCAAACCCGTGGCCATGGTGGCAAAAGAGGCCGTGAACGCGGCCTTTGAAACGGGCCTCACCCAGGGAGTGGTATTCGAGCGCCGGCTCTTCCATTCGCTCTTCGCCACGGAGGACCAAAAGGAAGGCATGGCGGCGTTCACTGAGAAACGCCAGCCCGAATTCCGGCACCGTTAA
- the mmsB gene encoding 3-hydroxyisobutyrate dehydrogenase: MGGPMAVNLVKAGYTVAGFDVVPAALDAARAAGIPVAASAADAASGAKVVLTMFPSGRHVLDAYQGSDGVPGLLEVASPGTMFLDCSTINVDEAREAARLTIDAGHRSVDAPVSGGVVGAEAGTLTFMVGGDPEDFGAVRPLLEVMGKRVVHCGAHGAGQAAKICNNLILGASMIAVSEAFVLGEKLGLSHQALFDVASAASGQCWALTTNCPVPGPVPTSPANRDYQPGFAGALMAKDLKLAVNALQSTGVAARVGPLAAEIYDTFAAEGGAGRDFSGIITDIRDRSDGPDGAGNKNQTANVAGGAPGTASTTAANSAAQDDGSPE, encoded by the coding sequence ATGGGCGGGCCCATGGCGGTGAACCTGGTCAAAGCCGGCTACACCGTGGCCGGTTTCGACGTGGTGCCTGCCGCGCTCGACGCAGCGCGGGCGGCCGGGATTCCGGTTGCTGCCAGCGCCGCTGACGCAGCGTCCGGCGCCAAGGTTGTCCTGACGATGTTCCCGAGCGGCCGGCATGTGCTGGACGCCTACCAGGGAAGCGACGGCGTTCCGGGCCTGCTGGAGGTGGCGTCGCCCGGAACCATGTTCCTGGACTGCTCCACTATCAATGTGGACGAAGCGCGTGAAGCGGCCCGGCTGACTATCGACGCCGGCCACCGCTCGGTGGACGCTCCGGTTTCCGGCGGGGTGGTGGGTGCAGAGGCCGGGACGCTGACGTTTATGGTGGGCGGAGATCCTGAGGACTTCGGGGCAGTGCGTCCGCTGCTGGAAGTGATGGGCAAGCGGGTGGTGCACTGTGGTGCCCATGGCGCGGGGCAGGCTGCCAAGATCTGCAACAACCTGATCCTGGGTGCCTCCATGATAGCCGTGAGCGAAGCCTTTGTCCTGGGGGAGAAGCTGGGCCTGAGCCATCAGGCACTGTTTGATGTGGCATCGGCAGCATCCGGTCAGTGCTGGGCATTGACCACCAACTGCCCCGTGCCGGGGCCGGTCCCCACCAGCCCGGCCAACCGCGATTACCAGCCCGGTTTTGCCGGAGCCCTGATGGCCAAGGACCTCAAACTTGCCGTAAATGCACTGCAAAGCACCGGAGTGGCAGCCCGGGTAGGTCCGCTCGCCGCCGAAATCTACGATACGTTTGCCGCGGAAGGCGGCGCCGGCCGGGACTTCTCCGGAATCATCACGGACATCCGGGACAGATCCGATGGTCCTGATGGAGCGGGAAACAAAAACCAGACCGCAAATGTTGCCGGCGGAGCCCCAGGAACGGCATCAACGACCGCAGCAAACAGTGCAGCACAGGACGACGGGAGCCCTGAATGA
- a CDS encoding enoyl-CoA hydratase/isomerase family protein, with product MADSTQTGTDTNSEVLFERRGQLGVVTLNRPRAVNALTAGMVGTLLEQLTAWADDDGVATVVVRGAGERGLCAGGDIVAIYEDMLAGGGQTADFWQTEYRVNSLIARYPKPYVALMDGLVLGGGVGISAHGSVRVVTERTRMGMPETTIGFAPDVGGTLLLSRSPGEAGTHAALTGAHLSAADALYLGLADHYVPSTRLEELMLALESETAEAAVGRCSETAPTSTLEQHRDWIDSCYAFDDAGEIVRRLRSFDGEGNGEAAQAADTIEAKSPTSVKVTLASLRRAKGMTLDEALAQEYRVGLRFLAAPDFREGIRAQVVDKDRTPRWIPLTLAEVLPEQVERFFEPLGSRELDLGVKETDRA from the coding sequence ATGGCGGACAGCACGCAAACCGGTACGGACACCAATTCCGAGGTGCTGTTTGAGCGCCGGGGGCAGCTGGGGGTGGTCACCCTCAACAGGCCCCGCGCAGTGAACGCCCTGACTGCCGGGATGGTGGGGACGCTTCTGGAGCAGCTCACCGCATGGGCGGACGACGACGGCGTTGCCACGGTTGTGGTGCGCGGGGCCGGGGAACGTGGCCTGTGTGCAGGTGGCGACATTGTGGCCATTTATGAGGACATGCTCGCCGGCGGCGGGCAGACTGCAGACTTCTGGCAAACGGAGTACAGGGTGAATTCGCTGATCGCCCGCTATCCCAAGCCATACGTCGCCTTGATGGACGGGCTGGTCCTGGGCGGGGGCGTGGGAATCTCAGCACACGGCTCTGTGCGGGTGGTGACGGAACGTACGCGGATGGGCATGCCGGAAACCACCATTGGTTTTGCGCCCGACGTCGGCGGGACGCTTTTGTTGTCCCGCTCGCCCGGGGAGGCGGGAACCCACGCGGCGCTGACCGGCGCGCACTTGAGTGCGGCCGATGCCTTGTACCTCGGCCTCGCCGACCACTACGTCCCGTCTACCAGGCTTGAGGAGCTGATGCTGGCGCTGGAAAGCGAAACTGCGGAAGCCGCCGTCGGGCGCTGCAGCGAAACCGCACCGACCTCCACCCTGGAGCAGCACCGCGACTGGATTGACAGTTGCTACGCCTTCGACGACGCCGGGGAGATCGTCCGCAGGCTCCGGAGCTTCGACGGCGAAGGAAACGGCGAGGCCGCCCAGGCCGCCGATACCATCGAGGCGAAGTCACCCACGTCCGTAAAAGTCACACTGGCATCACTGCGGCGCGCCAAGGGGATGACGTTGGATGAGGCCCTGGCCCAGGAGTACCGGGTGGGACTGCGCTTCCTGGCAGCGCCCGATTTCCGCGAGGGGATCCGGGCGCAGGTGGTGGACAAGGACCGGACGCCGCGCTGGATCCCGCTGACTCTTGCTGAGGTGCTGCCGGAACAGGTGGAGCGCTTTTTTGAACCGCTGGGCAGCAGGGAACTGGATCTTGGAGTGAAGGAGACGGACCGTGCCTGA
- a CDS encoding CoA-acylating methylmalonate-semialdehyde dehydrogenase, whose product MVRELSHYVGGQQAAGMSGRFGDVFDPCTGAVQAGVPLASRDEVHNAVAAAAKAQEEWAAMNPQRRGRILLRFVDLVNRDMEELARLLSSEHGKTLADSRGDIQRGLEVVEFAAGAPHLLKGEFSTEAGAGIDIHSLRQPLGVVAGITPFNFPAMIPLWKSGPALAAGNAFILKPSERDPSVPLRLAELYSEAGVPDGVFNVVNGDKEAVDALLEDPLVRAIGFVGSTPIAQYIYATAAAQGKRAQCFGGAKNHMVVMPDADLDQAADALIGAGYGSAGERCMAVSVAVPVGQETADKLVARLQERITSLKVGHSLDQATDFGPVVTAAAKERIEGCIQAGVDEGATLLADGRGVTVEGYKDGFWVGPTLFDHVTPEMAIYRQEIFGPVLSVVRAADYDEALRLCSRNEYGNGVAIFTRDGDAARDFATRVDVGMVGINVPIPVPLAYYTFGGWKASGFGDLNQHGADAFRFYTKTKTVTTRWPSGIRHGASFVMPEGS is encoded by the coding sequence ATGGTGCGCGAGCTTTCCCACTACGTCGGCGGCCAACAGGCGGCAGGCATGTCCGGCCGTTTCGGCGACGTCTTTGATCCATGCACCGGCGCAGTCCAGGCAGGCGTGCCGCTGGCAAGCCGGGACGAGGTGCACAACGCCGTGGCCGCTGCCGCGAAGGCCCAGGAGGAATGGGCGGCCATGAACCCGCAGCGCCGGGGGAGGATCCTGCTCCGGTTCGTGGACCTGGTCAACCGGGACATGGAGGAGTTGGCCCGGCTGCTGTCCTCCGAACACGGCAAGACCCTTGCCGACTCCCGGGGAGACATCCAGCGCGGACTCGAGGTGGTGGAGTTCGCCGCCGGCGCGCCGCACCTGCTCAAGGGCGAGTTCTCCACCGAGGCCGGAGCCGGGATAGACATCCACTCGCTGCGGCAGCCCCTTGGCGTGGTGGCCGGAATCACCCCGTTCAACTTTCCCGCCATGATCCCGTTGTGGAAGTCCGGCCCGGCCCTGGCTGCGGGCAACGCATTCATCCTCAAGCCCTCCGAACGGGACCCGTCCGTGCCGCTGCGGCTGGCCGAACTGTACTCCGAAGCGGGCGTCCCGGACGGAGTGTTCAACGTAGTCAACGGGGACAAGGAAGCCGTGGACGCCCTCCTCGAGGACCCCCTTGTCAGGGCCATCGGGTTTGTCGGCTCCACCCCGATTGCCCAATACATCTACGCCACCGCCGCCGCCCAAGGAAAGCGGGCTCAGTGCTTCGGCGGCGCCAAAAACCACATGGTGGTTATGCCGGACGCGGACCTGGACCAGGCCGCGGACGCCCTCATCGGCGCCGGATACGGCTCCGCGGGGGAACGCTGCATGGCCGTTTCAGTGGCCGTTCCGGTGGGGCAGGAAACAGCTGACAAGCTGGTAGCCAGGCTCCAGGAACGGATCACGTCGCTCAAGGTGGGGCACAGCCTGGACCAGGCCACGGATTTCGGCCCGGTAGTCACCGCCGCCGCCAAGGAGCGGATCGAGGGCTGCATCCAGGCGGGAGTGGACGAGGGCGCAACCCTGCTGGCGGATGGCCGGGGCGTCACGGTGGAAGGCTACAAGGATGGCTTCTGGGTGGGCCCCACCCTCTTCGACCATGTGACACCGGAGATGGCCATCTACCGGCAGGAAATCTTCGGCCCCGTCCTGAGCGTGGTCCGGGCTGCCGACTACGATGAAGCCCTCCGGCTCTGCAGCCGGAACGAGTACGGAAACGGTGTGGCCATCTTCACCCGCGACGGGGACGCCGCCAGGGATTTTGCCACCAGGGTGGATGTGGGCATGGTGGGCATCAACGTGCCCATCCCGGTGCCCCTGGCCTACTACACCTTCGGCGGCTGGAAGGCGTCCGGGTTCGGCGACCTCAACCAGCACGGCGCCGACGCCTTCCGCTTCTATACCAAAACGAAAACGGTCACCACGCGGTGGCCGTCAGGGATACGGCACGGGGCCAGCTTCGTGATGCCGGAAGGAAGTTGA